A stretch of the Bubalus kerabau isolate K-KA32 ecotype Philippines breed swamp buffalo chromosome 11, PCC_UOA_SB_1v2, whole genome shotgun sequence genome encodes the following:
- the PRADC1 gene encoding protease-associated domain-containing protein 1 isoform X1 — MVPGAAGWCCLVLWLPACVAAHGLRIHDYLYFQVLSPGDIRYIFTATPAKDFGGIFHTRYEQIHLVPAEPSEACGELSNGFFIQDQIALVERGGCSFLSKTRVVQEHGGRAVIISDNAVDNDSFYVEMIQDSTQRTADIPALFLLGRDGEETEAQRGYKACPGSFRTSAQTANPGSRQPPAQELRKRWFSPRGKASSFCSLVLGIHTGPQRSPALRPEKRLHSRYRRDEGCIQTGELELPSPAVTCSVLCILGPSTCCLLVKPSSTKHSCKGLSPFMFY; from the exons ATGGTCCCCGGCGCCGCGGGCTGGTGTTGTCTCGTGCTCTGGCTCCCCGCGTGCGTCGCGGCCCACG GCTTACGCATCCatgattatttgtattttcaaGTGCTGAGTCCTGGGGACATACGCTACATCTTCACAGCCACGCCTGCCAAGGACTTTGGTGGTATCTTT CACACAAGGTATGAGCAGATTCACCTTGTCCCTGCGGAACCTTCAGAGGCCTGCGGGGAACTCAGCAACGGTTTCTTCATCCAGGACCAGATTGCGCTGGTGGAGAGGGG GGGCTGCTCCTTCCTCTCCAAGACCCGGGTGGTGCAGGAGCACGGCGGGCGGGCAGTGATCATCTCTGACAACGCGGTTGACAATGACAGCTTCTACGTGGAGATGATCCAGGACAGTACCCAGCGCACAGCTGACATCCCCGCCCTCTTCCTGCTCGGCCGAGATGG ggaggaaactgaggcccagagagggtacAAGGCTTGCCCAGGGTCCTTCAGGACCAGTGCTCAGACTGCTAATCCTGGATCCCGACAGCCTCCTGCTCAAGAACTCAGGAAGCGGTGGTTCAGCCCCCGAGGAAAAGCCTCCTCGTTCTGTAGCCTGGTCCTGGGGATCCACACTGGACCTCAGAGGAGCCCTGCTCTTAGACCTGAGAAACGTTTGCACAGCAGATATAGACGAGACGAGGGATGCATCCAAACTGGGGAGCTGGAGCTCCCATCTCCTGCCGTCACCTGCTCTGTCCTATGCATTTTGGGACCATCCACGTGTTGCCTGCTTGTCAAGCCATCCTCCACAAAGCATTCCTGTAAAGGCCTGTCACCATTCATGTTTTATTGA
- the PRADC1 gene encoding protease-associated domain-containing protein 1 isoform X2, with amino-acid sequence MVPGAAGWCCLVLWLPACVAAHGLRIHDYLYFQVLSPGDIRYIFTATPAKDFGGIFHTRYEQIHLVPAEPSEACGELSNGFFIQDQIALVERGGCSFLSKTRVVQEHGGRAVIISDNAVDNDSFYVEMIQDSTQRTADIPALFLLGRDGYMIRRSLEQHGLPWAIISIPVNVTSIPTFELLQPPWTFW; translated from the exons ATGGTCCCCGGCGCCGCGGGCTGGTGTTGTCTCGTGCTCTGGCTCCCCGCGTGCGTCGCGGCCCACG GCTTACGCATCCatgattatttgtattttcaaGTGCTGAGTCCTGGGGACATACGCTACATCTTCACAGCCACGCCTGCCAAGGACTTTGGTGGTATCTTT CACACAAGGTATGAGCAGATTCACCTTGTCCCTGCGGAACCTTCAGAGGCCTGCGGGGAACTCAGCAACGGTTTCTTCATCCAGGACCAGATTGCGCTGGTGGAGAGGGG GGGCTGCTCCTTCCTCTCCAAGACCCGGGTGGTGCAGGAGCACGGCGGGCGGGCAGTGATCATCTCTGACAACGCGGTTGACAATGACAGCTTCTACGTGGAGATGATCCAGGACAGTACCCAGCGCACAGCTGACATCCCCGCCCTCTTCCTGCTCGGCCGAGATGG CTACATGATCCGCCGCTCCCTGGAACAGCATGGGCTGCCTTGGGCCATCATTTCCATCCCAGTCAATGTCACCAGCATCCCCACCTTTGAGCTGCTGCAACCGCCCTGGACCTTCTGGTAG